In Salirhabdus salicampi, the sequence AAACAGAAAAGGTAGTGAAAGCGTTAGAAATGGCAAAAGAAGCAAACCCTAACCTTGTTATTGATGGTGAATTTCAATTTGATGCTGCATTTGTTCCTTCGGTAGCAGAGAAAAAGGCACCAGACTCAGTGTTAAAAGGTGATGCGAACGTTTTTATTTTCCCTAGCTTAGAAGCGGGTAACATCGGGTACAAAATTGCACAACGACTAGGAAACTTTGATGCAGTTGGACCGATATTGCAAGGATTAAATCAACCGGTCAATGATTTGTCTAGAGGTTGTAACGTAGATGATGTATATAAATTAGCGTTAATTACAGCTGCGCAGTCTGTATCTGAGTAAACATAAAGAAGGCACTAGGTTGTTATAATGAACCTAGTGCTTTTTCATTTCGTAATTCCATATATTCTAATCGTTTCTCAAATGACGCCCATTCTGAAGAAGAAAGCGGATCTGTTACAATTTTATTTGATAACGCTTGTAGTTCAAATAAAATACGGTTCCGAACGTCTTCTACTGTCATTGTTTTATTGTATAGTTCAGATAATGACGACATCGTTTCCGGTTTTACAGTAGGGTAAGCGAATTTCGTTTGTTCTCCCTTTGTTCCTAACTTATAGAATTCCTTAATGAATTGTGCACGTTCGCTGCCGCTTCCTTCCACGCATAAATAAATTTGAACAGCAGTTCCGTCCTTTACTTTACGTTGAGAAATGCCAGCGAATTTCTTCCCGCCTATACTTAAATCGAAATCACCTGGACAATAAGAACCTTTTACCTCAAAGGCATCTATTTGCATTCCTTCAGAAGCAAATAGTTGTCGAATAAATTGAACCATTGCACCGTAAGCATCATGAATATCAAGTTTTTTCGCATTTGGAAATATGAGAGAAACATTTAAAACCCCTTGGTCCAAAACG encodes:
- a CDS encoding lipoate--protein ligase family protein — its product is MTTKNDLLSFDYIRFIDHSTMTNFNGAMHSFAIDDSLAISVGDGASPPVTRLWVHDRTIVLGIADARLPYLKDGVNFLEQQGYQVLIRNSGGLAVVLDQGVLNVSLIFPNAKKLDIHDAYGAMVQFIRQLFASEGMQIDAFEVKGSYCPGDFDLSIGGKKFAGISQRKVKDGTAVQIYLCVEGSGSERAQFIKEFYKLGTKGEQTKFAYPTVKPETMSSLSELYNKTMTVEDVRNRILFELQALSNKIVTDPLSSSEWASFEKRLEYMELRNEKALGSL